A genome region from Eurosta solidaginis isolate ZX-2024a chromosome 2, ASM4086904v1, whole genome shotgun sequence includes the following:
- the LOC137240645 gene encoding uncharacterized protein isoform X4: MYSETPLHSAMKHGADVNATNRTNIDVNISQRELMRSFYQEHKQFLSRSYTSKEEFIREYKKLYCSKTKAKELYLLILTELEDAISGGNIDSLEKLSNFIDYISDAEDQVTLRDYYDNANNPIKSTNIVILACKHNKVKILEYLLGSNSKILSNLSVGIRETTILPDDGDETYHNAFYYAIRSGNVELLDTLINKWPDNYFAVHFKKLDEILSRAYEELKLKNVLLTEEIEIFVENKLINLRFFSSAPVQKQNVKKSYLNNTRERIELVLQNVSLLKAEYSNTEKVDEKFLFIAKFIAQNIHILKRQLKSTYDRLPWEEMEFCLVSFIFSHIKRQEINLFYHTVLNKTKILKYLENFAKKLETEKNIEGINIGEIADLTKLKREKVVAEIISNYPQFEELYNDYQQIRDIHSLEKISDYIKLALSANAKEREGQLIITRALQVIGEYLKNTLESPKLSSTTSELLLLSLPKNTREVIIDLRNSLSHAYSLSKRTEIEENTDVNFFIGVQNDTKKVGDVITSIFYENKIKTIRILLKKIINSENLDEIKEVTEAFSNAELDEITTGNFVIMEHEKLKKLIAELSNSVTENTSYEQELFNKINNILNCSGTQSENIRTDYITGFALLKSLSIGFSDNKIDHNVIRGMKFRVKKILEYILPRIESHSLKEIAELSRKFFHSVKSRIQEQDNIDEVNRLTCEIFYIAEFGTGDIKWIEELREKLNEKGSFIPAYKQKKTYNIKKKKFNNQLALKLTELKSILKNNALSGKLIEKLPSYKCNKKLQAVVEMLVLDIMSILGSSKNYLENNLLFLDENTPLLTGKCLRNHLAHDNALVDVLLSDPSIAVIINAKKLTSENIMKSKKKVGKLVKDDPSKLKDKYVQGVITITNQERMFVALQEGNLEDLKSYLKKGADINARSINLWTTLHFAAKAPSLEIVRFVLNQNLDVNVKDINGQSPLHIAAAHGRTHIVKFFVAEAGLYVDDADNHGKTALHIAAQHGHKDTVEVLLKNKASTVAQDMSGNSPLYFAIGNNHVNVANVLLEKDTNVDSNEANGGFTPLHAAAECGYLELVNFLLQNKADVNARNDRDWTPLHAAALNGHLEIVNALILKGANVNASVIDGCTPLHYAIENGHEKVANILLKHGANANVVDKTYNNTPLHYAAKDGHEKIVKALLINKANASITTVEGITPLHFAVQSGHLKIVVALLEHGVNICAKDKNNATPLHYAAESGHTAVAELLIKNLVEINDKANNNLTPLHVAALKGHKDIIELLIRNKAEVRAQDITGSTPLHAAAMNGSKDVIDLLIKNKAEVDPRTNDGTTPLHLAALNGHGDAVVFLIKNKAKVNARTYYGSTPLHAAVLGDHKDVVNLLIKNKAKVNAEGIAGSTPLHVAVEAGHKEIVEILVANGANVNVKSNNLTPLLSAIKCNHKEIVEVLIANGANVTVEGGQPLFLAVLAGYKDIVEILLRNKANVNTKGPENTTLLHFAAKRGHKEIVNALITNGANVDAMTINGATPLYLAAQGGHAEIAETLIANRANVNIVNVEGAPLHIAAGRGHDNVVQVLLSNGAKINVKDNKSRTSLELAVAHGHLQVVKMLLQYKKVDMNGKCYNNWTILHIASQESNLKMVKFLVAKGSNINAKNAGGSKPIHIAAREGYKDTVEFFLSKGLSINELGAANQTLLHYTAIEGRLEVVKYLIAQGADVNAKDTNGLTPMHIAAHFGYKDFIEVLLKNGAVYNAVDKLCRRPLEMTNNKDVVNLLASTDKLFEAVKHNSSSEVENYIKAGVFVNAKNAKSVTPLYYAAWKGYDGVVNILLQNKANPNVVGNKGFTPLHYAAKFSHLKVVKALLSYGAVYNAVSDTGKTPSDFTVDKSITSLFKLVSESFKKVKNGNAQVISDLNNIKDIDTVKAVMSARNRENKTLVVAAVHSNFSKVEQLKQISQSDISAQIDIALELSNQGNYQKALSIFRSAFERRKEILGPDNPGTLDIQTYMAKVLYKQGIYQEALNMLEEIFQKQKEMLDLNDKDTLSTRSAIALVLHRQGKDEEAFNIYQEVYQRQKEILGSNHPETLNTQFHMALVLNKQGKYEEALNINRAVFEKRKETLGTHDPATVIAKNNIAMVLANQGKYEESLKIYKEVFEKKKIILGINHADTLRTLHNIAGVLCSQKKYNEALKAFQEVLDIQKKALQPNHPEALNTQYNIANVLFTQGKLISALKVYRESFDQRKAVFGPSHPSVLDILKKIELINLKFKLEGSEASEVLQHLQKDINIAASKGDIRTVQRLLKDGADANDKDIHGRTPLHYAVSNGHIDIVNILLTNGANVGQVTNKVALHRFMLQLKVAPWKL, translated from the exons ATGTATAGTGAAACTCCACTACATTCTGCTATGAAACATGGTGCTGATGTAAATGCAACAAACCGTACTAATATTGATGTAAATATATCGCAGAGAGAGCTTATGCGTAGCTTTTATCAAGAACATAAACAGTTTCTATCACGTTCTTACACATCAAAAGAGGAATTTATTAGAGAATATAAAAAACTCTACTGTAGTAAAACAAAAGCTAAAGAACTTTATCTTCTGATTTTAACTGAACTCGAAGACGCAATATCAGGTGGTAATATCGACAGCTTAGAAAAATTAAGCAACTTTATTGATTACATAAGTGATGCAGAAGATCAAGTAACTTTGAGAGACTATTATGATAATGCTAACAACCCTATTAAGAGTACTAACATAGTTATCTTAGCTTGTAAACATAATAAGGTAAAGATTTTAGAATACCTACTTGGCAGTAATAGTAAAATTCTCAGTAATTTATCTGTTGGCATCAGAGAAACTACTATATTACCAGATGATGGGGATGAAACATACCATAATGCGTTTTATTATGCTATACGTTCAGGCAATGTTGAGCTTCTTGATACACTCATTAATAAATGGCCAGATAATTATTTTGCTGTTCATTTCAAAAAATTAGATGAAATTCTTTCACGAGCTTATGAGGAATTAAAACTAAAGAACGTATTATTAACAGAAGAGATAgaaatttttgttgaaaataagttgATAAACCTCCGTTTTTTTTCTAGTGCTCCTGTACAAAAACAGAATGTCAAAAAGAGTTATCTTAATAACACCAGAGAACGGATTGAGTTAGTACTACAAAACGTTAGTTTGCTAAAGGCAGAGTATTCAAACACAGAAAAAGTAGATGAAAAGTTTTTATTCATAGCAAAGTTTATTGCACAAAATATTCATATATTAAAGCGGCAGTTGAAATCCACCTACGATAGACTGCCTTGGGAAGAAATGGAATTTTGTTTAGTTAGCTTTATTTTTTCTCACATAAAGCGacaagaaattaatttattttatcataCTGTTTTGAATAAAACCAAGATATTAAAGTACTTAGAAAATTTTGCAAAGAAACTTGAAACCGAAAAAAATATAGAAGGTATAAATATTGGTGAAATCGCTGATCTTACAAAGTTAAAACGTGAGAAAGTTGTTGCAGAGATCATTAGCAACTATCCACAGTTTGAAGAGTTATATAATGATTATCAACAAATTAGGGATATTCATTCTTTAGAGAAAATAAGTGATTATATAAAGTTGGCATTATCAGCTAATGCTAAAGAAAGGGAAGGACAGTTAATTATTACGCGGGCTTTACAGGTTATTGGTGAATATTTAAAAAACACACTAGAATCTCCCAAGTTATCTAGCACTACAAGCGAGCTTCTTCTACTATCATTGCCAAAGAACACAAGAGAAGTCATTATAGATTTACGTAACTCACTATCGCATGCTTATTCACTCTCTAAAAGAACAGAGATTGAGGAAAATACagatgttaatttttttattggtgTTCAAAATGACACTAAGAAAGTTGGTGATGTGATTACTAgtattttttatgaaaacaaaattaaaactattagaatacttctaaaaaaaattattaatagtgAGAACTTGGATGAGATAAAAGAAGTCACCGAAGCGTTTAGCAACGCTGAATTAGATGAAATAACCACAGGAAACTTTGTAATAATGGAACACGAAAAGCTTAAAAAGCTCATTGCAGAACTAAGCAATAGTGTAACGGAAAATACAAGTTACGAGCAAGAGCtgtttaataaaattaataacatACTCAATTGTTCAGGAACTCAATCAGAAAATATCAGAACTGATTATATTACAGGGTTTGCATTATTAAAGAGTTTAAGTATTGGCTTTAGTGATAATAAGATTGACCATAACGTTATTAGGGGAATGAAATTTCGTGTTAAGAAAATATTAGAGTATATTCTTCCCCGCATAGAATCTCACAGCCTTAAAGAGATTGCTGAGCTATCGCGGAAGTTTTTTCATAGTGTTAAGTCAAGAATACAAGAACAAGACAACATTGATGAAGTAAATAGATTAACTtgcgaaattttttatattgctgaATTTGGAACAGGTGATATCAAATGGATTGAGGAATTAAGAGAAAAGTTGAATGAGAAGGGTTCTTTTATTCCTGCATACAAACAAAAGAAAacttacaatataaaaaaaaaaaaatttaataaccaACTTGCACTGAAGCTAACTGAACTGAAAAGTATTTTAAAGAATAACGCATTGAGTGGTAAATTAATCGAAAAACTCCCTTCCTATAAGTGTAATAAGAAATTGCAAGCAGTAGTAGAAATGCTTGTTTTGGATATAATGTCAATCTTAGGCAGCTCAAAGAATTATCTAGAAAACAATTTACTTTTCTTAGATGAGAATACTCCTTTACTAACTGGAAAATGTTTGCGTAATCACTTAGCACACGATAATGCCTTGGTTGATGTATTGTTATCTGATCCCTCAATAGCGGTTATCATAAACGCTAAAAAACTTACTTCAGAAAACATAATGAAAAGTAAGAAAAAAGTTGGCAAGTTAGTGAAAGACGATCCTTCCAAATTGAAGGATAAATACGTTCAAGGTGTTATTACTATTACTAATCAGGAAAGAATGTTTGTCGCATTGCAAGAAGGGAATCTCGAAGACTTAAAGAGTTATCTAAAAAAAGGAGCAGACATCAAtgctagaagtattaacttatggaCTACATTGCATTTTGCTGCTAAGGCACCTAGTCTTGAAATTGTAAGATTTGTTCTTAATCAAAATTTAGACGTTAATGTTAAAGATATTAATGGTCAAAGCCCACTACATATCGCTGCTGCACATGGGCGAACACATATTGTGAAGTTTTTTGTAGCGGAAGCTGGTTTATATGTTGATGATGCAGATAATCATGGCAAAACAGCACTACACATTGCAGCCCAACATGGTCACAAGGATACTGTTgaggttttattaaaaaataaagccAGTACTGTTGCTCAAGATATGAGTGGTAATTCACCTTTATATTTTGCAATAGGAAATAATCATGTTAATGTTGCTAACGTTCTACTAGAAAAAGATACGAATGTTGATAGTAATGAGGCCAATGGTGGCTTTACTCCATTGCATGCAGCTGCAGAATGTGGTTACCTGGAATTAGTTAATTTCTTACTTCAAAATAAGGCAGACGTTAATGCTAGAAATGACAGAGATTGGACACCATTACATGCAGCGGCGTTAAATGGCCATCTGGAAATAGTAAACGCTTTAATTCTGAAAGGGGCAAATGTTAATGCTAGTGTCATAGATGGTTGTACACCATTACACTATGCAATAGAAAACGGTCATGAAAAGGTAGCTAATATTTTATTGAAGCATGGAGCTAATGCTAATGTTGTTGACAAAACCTATAATAATACACCTTTGCACTATGCAGCAAAAGATGGACATGAGAAAATTGTTAAGGCTTTACTGATAAATAAGGCAAATGCTAGTATTACCACTGTGGAAGGTATAACCCCACTACATTTTGCAGTGCAGAGTGGCCACTTGAAGATAGTTGTTGCTCTTCTTGAGCATGGGGTTAACATTTGCGCTAAAGATAAAAATAATGCTACGCCATTACACTATGCAGCAGAGAGTGGCCATACGGCAGTTGCTgagcttttaataaaaaatttagtaGAAATCAATGATAAAGCAAATAATAATCTAACACCATTACATGTAGCTGCTCTGAAAGGTCACAAAGATATTATTGAACTCCTAATAAGAAATAAAGCGGAAGTTAGAGCTCAAGATATTACGGGTAGTACACCATTACATGCAGCTGCTATGAACGGTAGCAAAGATGTTATTGATCTCTTGATAAAAAATAAAGCTGAAGTCGATCCTAGAACTAATGATGGTACGACACCATTACATTTAGCTGCTCTAAATGGCCATGGAGATGCTGTTGTTTTCctaataaaaaataaagctaaagtaaATGCTAGAACTTATTATGGTTCTACACCGTTACATGCAGCTGTTTTAGGAGACCATAAAGACGTTGTTaatcttttaataaaaaataaagctaaagttaacgCGGAAGGTATTGCAGGCAGTACACCATTACATGTAGCTGTGGAAGCAGGCCATAAGGAAATCGTTGAGATTCTGGTAGCAAATGGAGCCAATGTTAATGTTAAGAGCAATAACCTAACACCATTGCTTTCTGCTATTAAATGTAATCATAAGGAAATCGTTGAAGTTCTTATAGCAAATGGAGCTAATGTTACTGTAGAAGGTGGTCAACCTTTATTCCTCGCAGTTCTTGCTGGCTACAAAGATATTGTAGAGATTTTGCTAAGAAATAAAGCTAATGTTAACACAAAAGGTCCTGAAAATACTACACTATTGCATTTTGCTGCTAAAAGAGGGCATAAGGAGATAGTAAATGCTCTCATAACAAATGGAGCTAACGTTGATGCTATGACTATTAATGGTGCAACACCGTTATATCTTGCAGCACAAGGAGGTCATGCGGAAATTGCTGAAACTTTAATAGCAAATAGGGCTAATGTTAACATTGTAAATGTTGAAGGTGCTCCGCTACATATAGCTGCAGGACGCGGCCATGATAATGTTGTTCAAGTCCTATTAAGTAATGGAGCAAAAATTAATGTTAAAGACAATAAGAGTAGAACATCTTTAGAATTAGCAGTGGCACATGGTCATTTGCAAGTGGTTAAAATGTTACTGCAGTATAAAAAAGTAGATATGAATGGTAAATGCTATAATAATTGGACTATACTGCACATTGCTTCACAggaaagtaacttaaaaatggtaaaatttctAGTAGCTAAAGGGTCTAATATTAATGCTAAAAATGCCGGTGGATCAAAGCCTATACACATTGCAGCTAGAGAAGGTTATAAAGATACCGTAGAGTTTTTCCTTAGCAAGGGATTGAGTATTAATGAGCTTGGTGCAGCTAACCAGACATTACTACACTATACTGCAATAGAAGGTCGGTTAGAAGTTGTAAAGTATTTGATTGCACAAGGTGCTGACGTTAATGCTAAAGATACTAATGGCTTAACCCCTATGCATATTGCTGCTCATTTTGGTTACAAAGACTTTATTGAAGTTTTATTGAAAAATGGTGCAGTTTATAACGCGGTTGACAAGCTTTGTAGAAGACCATTAGAAATGACTAACAATAAAGACGTTGTCAATCTATTAGCATCAACTGATAAATTATTTGAGGCTGTAAAACATAATAGCTCTTCAGAGGTTGAGAATTACATTAAAGCAGGAGTGTTTGTTAATGCCAAAAATGCTAAGAGTGTGACACCATTATATTATGCTGCATGGAAGGGCTATGATGGAGTTGTCAATATTCTATTACAAAATAAAGCTAATCCTAATGTGGTTGGTAACAAGGGGTTTACTCCTCTGCATTATGCTGCTAAGTTCTCTCACTTAAAAGTTGTAAAGGCCCTATTGTCTTATGGTGCAGTATACAATGCTGTCTCTGACACTGGGAAAACACCATCTGATTTTACTGTGGATAAAAGTATTACTAGCTTATTTAAACTAGTCAGTGAATCATTTAAAAAGGTTAAAAATGGTAATGCTCAAGTTATTAGTGACCTAAATAATATAAAGGATATTGATACAGTTAAAGCAGTGATGAGTGCTCGTAATAGAGAGAACAAAACGTTAGTAGTTGCTGCAGTACATAGTAACTTTTCAAAAGTGGAGCAGTTGAAGCAGATATCGCAAAGTGACATATCCGCTCAGATTGATATAGCTTTAGAGCTCTCGAATCAAGGCAATTACCAAAAAGCCTTAAGTATTTTCAGAAGCGCATTTGAAAGAAGAAAAGAAATACTAGGACCAGACAATCCTGGTACTTTAGATATTCAGACATATATGGCCAAAGTGCTATATAAGCAAGGAATTTACCAAGAAGCTTTAAATATGCTTGAAGAGATTTTTCAGAAACAAAAAGAAATGCTGGATTTAAACGATAAGGATACTTTAAGTACAAGAAGTGCAATCGCTTTAGTGCTGCATAGACAGGGGAAAGATGAAGAAGCTTTTAACATTTATCAAGAAGTCTATCAGAGACAAAAGGAAATACTAGGGTCAAACCATCCAGAGACCCTAAATACTCAGTTTCACATGGCATTAGTATTGAATAAACAGGGAAAATACGAAGAAGCGTTAAATATCAATAGGGCCGTTTTtgaaaagagaaaagaaacaCTAGGTACACATGATCCAGCCACTGTGATTGCCAAAAATAATATAGCAATGGTACTAGCTAACCAAGGTAAATACGAAGAGTCCTTAAAAATCTATAAAGAGGTTtttgaaaagaagaaaataattttagGTATTAATCATGCTGATACCTTGAGAACGTTACATAACATTGCTGGGGTACTCTGCAGtcaaaaaaaatataatgaagCCTTGAAAGCTTTTCAAGAGGTTTTAGATATCCAGAAAAAAGCGTTACAACCAAATCACCCAGAAGCCTTGAATACTCAATACAACATAGCAAATGTACTTTTTACTCAAGGGAAATTGATCAGCGCACTTAAAGTCTACAGAGAAAGTTTtgatcaaaggaaagctgttttTGGACCAAGTCATCCGAGTGttttagatattttaaaaaagatagagctaattaatttaaaattcaagCTTGAGGGTAGCGAAGCATCAGAGGTTCTCCAGCATCTGCAGAAAGATATCAACATTGCTGCTAGTAAAGGTGATATACGAACTGTTCAGCGTCTGTTAAAAGATGGAGCTGATGCCAACGATAAAGATATTCATGGAAGAACACCGTTACATTACGCTGTTAGCAATGGACACATAGATATTGTAAACATCTTACTAACAAATGGAGCTAATGTTGGTCAAGTTACTAATAAAG TGGCACTACATCGCTTCATGTTGCAGCTAAAGGTGGCTCCTTGGAAGTTGTAA